The DNA window gttattgtgcatttaattaatatgaaattaCATCAGATGTGTACTGACCACATCGAATATGTGCTGTAAAATACTAACAGGGTTAGTTTCATAAGTCATGCAGTAGACACCCACAGAACATGCTAGCTGCCATTTGACACGGTTCAGATCCAGTGCGAAACAGTCACATGATTGAAAGAGTGAGGAAGCTGAAGAGCTGAATGTGTTTGAATCTGAACATTCTCGCTCTAAACACTatatttttaatccatttagGAAATCAAAGAGCTTCTGAAAAggcaagtgtgtttttatttaatctttccCACTTAGTCTCTAATTCTCATATAATCTTAATTATTGTTGTTACTTTTCTCATTCTGTTTACCATCTACCTCTGCTCTTGCTCTGTTTATCATCATTAGATGTGAGGTGAATTTCATTCGTCCTCCGCCCGTAGACAGCGAAATTCTCTCTGGTCAGTTTGTGGGACCCATTCAGTACCGGATCTGGAAACACATGAAAACAGCCCTCTATCCAAGTACtgagattacattttaaataatattattttcttatatactAAAAAGAAATCTGAGCTATTTTAAGTCTCTCAATAGCAGTGGTTAGGTTCATTCCAGGTACTTAAATCTAGAGGTACTGAAGTCCTTATTTCTGCAGGTTACATTGCCACCAGTTGGTGGCACGAAAATAggaatgtttgtgttttgagacattaaatgaagtaattaaaacatttgaggagtctaaaaatgcatttagggTATTATGAGTGAATTATACTATACTAATTATACTATATCTGGCATGTTATTACTTGACCTACCATAAATATTCCATTTTAGATGAGTTCATTCAAACTCAAATCActgatttattcactaaaggaaGTGTACTTTTGGTAGAATGAATGTATGAAATGCTATTTCAAAATGCCCACATAACATACTGTTATGGCAGTTGttgaaagaggaaaagaaatccAACAGAAGactttaaaagatgaaaaatacaaGTTATACGAGTTCAGAAAGAGTACAAGAATAGTTCATTTCACAAACAAACCCCACTACTATGGCCTAATACTGTAAAGCACTGCTAAAAAACAAGATAGAGACCATAACAGAAATTGTTATGGTTTTTACTGGTTATAATAGGATCTctattggttttaatggaaactgtAATAGACTCTGTGCACTTCTGCTGTTATACACCTTCTGTTGGAGGCTTGTTAAAaccattaaatgttaaaaccaaaaaactttaaaagttaaaaattgaCGATTTAGTGGAAaccattataatttatttgatggTTTCTATCGTTTGTTTTTTAGCAGGGATAAATGTGTATTGTttcttacattaaaatgttgtacCACAGATGACTTAAAAATCTGATGTACATCATttctgattcatttatttacatacacagacatatcCACGTTGACTTTTGACCCTGAAACAGCGCATCCGCTCCTAACCCTCTCTGCTGAGAGAACCTCGGTGACTTACGAGGATGACAAGGTGCTGCCTAACGAGAACCCAGATGAAAGGAACCCGAAGCGCTTTCATTTCTACTATTGCGTGATGGGTTCAGAGGCCTTCACTCATGGCCGTCATTACTGGGAGGTGGAGGTGAAAGGCAAGACCGCCTGGAGAGTGGGTGTGGCCAGAGTGGACATACCCCGTGGAGAGATGGACTCTTCCTCGACGTTAAACGGACTGTGGACACTGTCCCTCAGAAATGGCTCTATCACGGCCTGCACCCACCCAAAGCCCACAAAGGTGCTCTCATACACCCTCCCCATCCGCATCGGCATCTTCCTGGACTGTGATAACGAGGAGGTTTCTTTCTACAATGCTGTCACCATGACGCCACTCTTCTCATTCTACATAGGGACCGTTCTAGTGCCGCTCTATCCATTCTACAACCCATGTGACACAGATGAAGGAAAGAACTGTGCTCCTCTTTCCCTATTTCACCCATCACTTTGAGGGATTGACATGGATGTTTGCTTTTCCACTTCCTCTGTTGACACATTTTGCAACGCTGAAGTCTGATTACCCGGAAGCTTGTATGCCTGCAAAGCTAGAGAGCCGTTTTGTTAACACTTAACAGTAGCTGTAACCCAGATTTTGGgttatttaaattctttaagAGGGCAAATTTAAACTTTGAATGAGCTCAAAGTGCTATTTTCTGCAAGGCTATTCTCTAGGAGCTAGCTGTTGAGTATACATTGgttgtgcatttattatttatttgcattatggGATTAAACGAGTACACTCTATAATACACTACACTTTCAGACATCATTTCAAATTATGCAACATATAAGGGTATGGGATCATTTAAGACACAGTGAGTGAGATTTGCTCCAGTCAGTCATCTATTCAGACCTAAAAAGCAATGTTGAGATTGTTACAGTGCAGTTCTTTATAGAGCACATTTCTCTTACAAATAAGGAATATTTCGCacagaaattaaattcattttcatgaTTTATGTTTCAGAACTGTATGCCATTTCGGTTTGACATCATGATGTTGATAATGAGACTCTCAAAAACTAGTGAGCTTTGACTTTGTCTGGCAATGACCGTATCTGATTTGAAAGCTGCAGAGGAGGTGAAGATGATTATCAGCTAAAGTAGTGCATGACTCACATGGTCAACATTTATAGTgcttttttgtcctttttgaaaCTTGACAGAtcaaaatagcaataaaaatgtattttaaaaaataaacatgagtTTGGAATGCTGGATTtcatctcagaagctaagcagggtTTGGTTCAGTTAGTACTTAGATTGGAGACAGCCTGGGAATAGCAGGTGCTTTATCCTCGGGTGGCATGCTGGCTCAGTGTTAACATTCACAGCAAGAAGGTGCCTGGTTTGAGTCCCAGCTAAGTCAGGAGGCCTTTCTGTGTGGAGTTTGAATGTTCTGCCTGTGTGGCTTATTTCCGGGTGCTCTGTGATGGACTGACCATCTGTCCTGGGTGTTTTCCTGCCTTTAGCCCAAAATGCTGGCTTAGAAtgacataattaataatagaatTTTCATTCGGGAGAgaactatttcttttttatttgatatatttgtatgcaaataaataaaatacatgccatttatttgtttgaaagtgaCGTTAGTACATACACTGTATCTCTGTAAAGGGACTTGCACAATAAAATAGAAagctgtgaaaaaataaaaaaagtgaaatgcatTTCTCTGCCTGTTGACACACTATTAAAAGCGACTGTTTACCATTATTTGTCTATAAATAAACTAGGCCGGTCTGCTGCATTATGCCAGCTATGTGCTGTTGGAGTGACAAAGCAAAAGAGGGAGGGTCTCTCTGAACCCTGCCAGCAACAGGCCTGTGCAGAAGGGAAGAAAAAGCTAGAGAGACAGATGAGTGACTTTGAATCTGATTGACTACAAGGGCAGAAAGCACTATCTTTTTTTGGCAAGTGTCTCACAGCCACAGGACAGCATTTATGACTGCTGTGTCACAGGTGTGAggagaaaaaacaacacactttgaaacattttaaaatcatttattatcatttctaGGCATGAAATAAAGGAAGTATCACttctttacaaaatgtttatgtgttgtgtttgtgcaaAAAGGAAGAGCGGGGACTGATAAACTGTAGAGCATCACTCAGGTGGAATAAGTAGAGGAAAAGAGAGGCAGAAACCTCTCATGCACCTGTGGGACACAACTGCACGTTGAGTTTACTTAAAATACGCACAACACCACAGGATACTTGGGCTTCTCGTACTCTATACATTCTCACCGCTCATTTTCCTCATTTTTGAGAGATAATTCCACACCCATTGAATTCTGAGTATTGagtaagggatagttcatccaaaaatgtaaaaattgtttacTCACGCTCAAGTTGGTTCAAACATGACCTTCTTCTctgaaaactgtttttgtccatattATTAAAGTCAGTGGGGTTGTAAAAAACACTAATCTCTACACTAAACTGTAGCTGTAAGGACAAAATTACGAAATGAGTGTGAGTGAAAAATCTTTTCTGGATGAGCTATCTCCTTAATGCCCTTGTGTTTTTCGACCAATCAGGTCTAACCAATGGAATGGAAAGATATAAGGTGAAACATAGAATGCAACATTTTCAGTGACATCCATAGCAGGGATGTTTTACACAATGGAATTATCCAATCAGAGACCTGCAGAGCCGTGCGATACATGAAAATCAGCGTACTTTTAGACGTATACACACTACCTCCTACATATGCATGACCACACTAGCACAGATGGACACTATGGGAGCGTAACTCTTTAGCATGCAATGACAGAATGCAATGACGATGCATCGATACTTTCGTGTCTGAATTTGTAAAGAGCggaaaagcgctatataaactGAATTACTATTCCATTGGTATAGCCTTGAGGGCCGACTAAATCAAAGTGACCTGCAACACGGCTATCTCGGTATCGAACAGATAGCAGTCGGATATCACTAGACAGCATGAAGTCCATTCTGATAGAAATCTCACACTGTGCACTCCCTTAAATTGAATGTGAATTTAATACCACTTAAAAAGGAACAGCAATTACCAGCCAGCCGGGGAGAAAAAGGACATTGCTAATTGCATTGAAATGACAGCTATCCAATGGAGCTTCTTGCTAACACACTGACGCGCACAAACATACTCACATGCACTTGTACAAACACATACAGGCCTCCTGATGTTGCCAATGATGAATAACATCTATAATCTCTCTTCATTAATACCAAATTGCACCCACATACATACAACACAAGCATcaacacacaaaatacaaaaacggACAGTAATCATGTCATGATACAAGACTAATATCAGTGGCAGTGTCCTGAAGGGTAGCAAATATCTTAAGCATGATAAGACACTGTGATGATTCAGGGAGTGATCAGAGGAAAATTGATTTTGCCTGGAAACCTTTGTAATGTGCATTATCGGGATGCACTTAAGTGTGACATCATTTGCTGGAAATGAAAGTAAGGGCATTTGATATCAAGCTCAGGGTTAACAGACAATGGGATTAGCTGAAGGGAGCATGACAGTTACGCTACACTATAGTTCATAGGTTTTGTATTGTATAAAAACCCCTCCTTTGTCTGCCTGCCTGTGAATCATTGTGAGAAACTAAAGAATGTGGAACTTGAAGACCAAACTACAGAACCTCACAAtacacacttattattattatgcatgtgtACATGTATCATTGTGTACCTCCAAGTTTTTTATATTGCTTAGATGTTCTCCAAtacgactctctctctctctccaaacTGAGTGGGAATGGGGACTTTAAAGGTGGACTCAGtaattttttaatgctaaaatgaataacacttttgaaatatgttttaatatcagCCCAAACCGCTGTTTAATTTCACATGGAGTGGGTCACCTCATAGGTGCCTCCATGTTCAAATCACATGACTAAATGAATACTTGATTATCTCTTTATCTCGAAGAACCCTCTTATTATAAGACACTTTCATTCACTATAAACTGATCACAGCTGACTGCAAACAAAGCATTTCTACAATGTTATTGGTAACCTAACTCAAGTGTGTTCGCATGATTTTACCTCCACACCGCTAGGTGTCAGTGTGGGTCCAAGACCAGTGTCTAAATCGAATAAACGAAAATTACTGAGTGCATCTTTAGCATCAAAAACATGGTTCAGCTTTGCTCATAAACAATCAAATATcaaattttgttttgtcatgGACATAtcgttttaagttttaatgctAAAGTGTTCCTATGGTTATAACATCTAGGTTTTGTGATATTTACATTATGAGATGTGACACTAAGACCGTATGGCTTTCAAATGACATTTCCTTGCACTGATattaaaacagctgttaaaGGCTGAGAAGGAACAAGGCCATTTTCAGAGGTTTGTGGGAAAGGCATTGCCAAATATCTGATTGAAGTTTTGTAAACCT is part of the Puntigrus tetrazona isolate hp1 chromosome 16, ASM1883169v1, whole genome shotgun sequence genome and encodes:
- the si:ch73-54f23.4 gene encoding zinc-binding protein A33, which gives rise to MHTNHMKDTNNNFNNSLLGAQKEKLIQAIKKIKHEIDECYEAEKDAFVDALEVENRFEEIEHEIRAEFQNLHRFLDEEEETDLERLRKERDRRVKILKEREKKIGMQSRDLEKAIETLNCKLREDDSPKLLKEIKELLKRCEVNFIRPPPVDSEILSGQFVGPIQYRIWKHMKTALYPNISTLTFDPETAHPLLTLSAERTSVTYEDDKVLPNENPDERNPKRFHFYYCVMGSEAFTHGRHYWEVEVKGKTAWRVGVARVDIPRGEMDSSSTLNGLWTLSLRNGSITACTHPKPTKVLSYTLPIRIGIFLDCDNEEVSFYNAVTMTPLFSFYIGTVLVPLYPFYNPCDTDEGKNCAPLSLFHPSL